DNA sequence from the Acidobacteriota bacterium genome:
AGACCGCTCAAGGCTCGCCGAACCAGGTGGACTCGAAGCCCGCGCCCGCGAGTGACCAGGATCCCAAAGAGCTCGAACCCGCGCCAGCGACCGAGAACCCACCTCCCGCGGGCACCGCTGCGGGAACCCGAACGCGCCGCGAGCGCGATGTCCTCGGCGAACTGGACGCGCTGCGCCAGGCCGCCCTCGCCTCCAGCCGCGCCAAACCCCTGCCACGGCGGGAAGAGCAAAGAACCCCCGCCGCGGCACCGGCACCAGGACGCGGAGGACCGTCGCGGCACGCCATCGAGCGGTCGAGCAACGGCCTCGGGGAGTTGAGCCGCAGCATTGCTTTGACCCTACAACGAGCGGACTTCGAGCGCGTCCGCCGATTGACGATTTCGATGCAGGTCGAGGACGAGAACAGCGAGGTGGTCGACGCGGTGCGGGGCCTGCAGATCGATCTCGACAATCCCAGCCAGCTAGAAAAGCTCCTTCTCCGACTTCAGATCGCTCTCCAGGCGCGAGAGTAGGATCGTCCCCGCGGAGCATGAAACATGCCCCTCCCGGACGACGCCTGACGAACCCTCGGAGATTCCTCCCATGAAGTGTCCATTCTGCTCTTCCAACCGCGATCGGGTGGTGGATTCCCGCGAACGCGACGACGGCGCCACGATTCGCCGGCGCCGGGAGTGCCTGGAGTGTGCTCGGCGGTTTACCTCCTACGAGCAGATCGAGGACATTCCGTACATGGTGGTCAAATCGGACGGCACCCGCGAAGAGTTCAGCCGCAAGAAGCTGATGGCGGGCATGTTCAAGGCGTGCGAGAAGCGGCCGGTCCCCTCCCGCCGGTTGGAAAACATCGCCGACGAGGTGGAGTCCCTGCTGCACCAGCAGGAAGACCGGGAGATTTCCACCCAGGATCTCGGCTCCTTTGTAATGGAAGGCTTGAAGGGTCTCGACCAAGTGGCCTACGTACGTTTCGCCTCGGTCTATCGGCGGTTCGAGGATGTCGAAGGCTTCAAAGAGATCTTGAAAGGATTGGTTGGAGCCCCGGAGAGCCGGAAGGCATAGCGCGCCCGCACCCACCGGAGCGCCGGAGACACGATGGCCCAAGAACCCGAAGTCCTAAAAATTCCGGATGTCCTGCCGGTCCTGCCGCTCAAGGACACGGTGGTCTTCCCGTACATCATCGTTCCGCTCTCGATCAGTCAGGATCCGAGCGTGCTGGCGGTGGATCGCGCTCTGGCCGAAGACCGGCTGATCATGCTGGTCGCCCAGCGCGCGGCCGATGAAACGGCCGGCGACGACGAGCCGACTTCGGAAGACCTCCACGCCGTCGGCACCGTGGCGGTGATCATGCGCATGCTCAAGCTACCGGACGGCCGCATCCGCATTCTGGTGCAGGGCCATTCCCGTGCCCGTATCGAGCACATCGGCCAGACGGCTCCCTACTTCCAGGCGCGCATCACGCCGATCCCAGAACCCGCCGGCCCCGAGGCAGGGGCCATAGACCAGGAAGCGGAAGCCGACGACTCCTCGGAGGACTCGGAGCACGGCGAACTGGAGATTGCCGCCCTGGTGCGCAGCGTCAAAGACGACCTGGACCGCGCCTCGGGACTGGGCAAGAGCATCTCGCCGGAAGTGATGGTGATCGCCGCCAACCTCGAACAGCCGGGCCGTCTGAGCGACCTGGCGGCGAGCAATCTGGAGTTGAAGCTCGGCGAAGCGCAGGAGATTCTGGAGACCTTCGACCCGGCGGAGCGCTTGCGGCGGGTGGGGGCCCTGCTGGCGCGGGAGATCCAGCTCCTGACCATGCAGCACGAGATCTCCAACCAGGCGCGCGGCGAGATGGACCGCAGCCAGCGGGAGTACTACCTGCGCCAGCAGTTGAAGGCGATCCAAGACGAA
Encoded proteins:
- the nrdR gene encoding transcriptional regulator NrdR — encoded protein: MKCPFCSSNRDRVVDSRERDDGATIRRRRECLECARRFTSYEQIEDIPYMVVKSDGTREEFSRKKLMAGMFKACEKRPVPSRRLENIADEVESLLHQQEDREISTQDLGSFVMEGLKGLDQVAYVRFASVYRRFEDVEGFKEILKGLVGAPESRKA